Within the Oncorhynchus kisutch isolate 150728-3 linkage group LG13, Okis_V2, whole genome shotgun sequence genome, the region gtcttgtgttactagctccaacaggccagtagaatgtcttgtgttactagctccaacagtacagtagaatgtcttgtgttactagctccaacagtacagtagaatgtcttgtgttactagctcccacaggccagtagaatgtcttgtgttactagctccaacagtacagtagaatgtcttgtgttactagttccaacagtacagtagaatgtcttgtgttactagctccaacagtacagtagaatgtcttgtgttaccagctccaacagtacagtagaatgtcttgtgttactagctccaacagtacagtagaatgtcttgtgttaccagctccaacagtacagtagaatgtcttgtgttaccagctccaacagtacagtagaatgtcttgtgttactagctccaacagtacagtagaatgtcttgtgttaccagctccaacagtacagtagaatgtcttgtgttactagctccaacagtacagtagaatgtcttgtgttactagctccaacagtacagtagaatgtcttgtgttactagctccaacagtgcagtagaatgtcttgtgttactagctccaacagtacagtagaatgtcttgtgttactagctccaacagtacagtataatgtcttgtgttactagctcccacaggccagtagaatgtcttgtgttactagctccaacagtacagtagaatgtcttgtgttactagctccaacagtacagtagaatgtcttgtgttactagcttgAACAggccagtagaatgtcttgtgttactagctccaacagtacagtataatgtcttgtgttaccagctccaacagtacagtagaatgtcttgtgttactagctccaacagtacagtagaatgtcttgtgttactagctccaacagtacagtagaatgtcttgtgttactagctccaacagtacagtataatgtcttgtgttactagctccaacagtacagtagaatgtcttgtgttactagctccaacagtacagtagaatgtcttgtgttactagctccaacagtacagtagaatgtcttgtgttactagctccaacagtacagtataatgtcttgtgttactagctcccacaggccagtagaatgtcttgtgttactagcttgAACAGGCCAGTAGAATGTCTtgcaaatacaatacaaatacacaaaaaatctattaatatactgtatattttgtcCAGCTACATACTTAATATCAAAGATCAAAGCTTAATGTTAAAACAGGGCAATTACTGTATGTGATATTGGCCAGTAAGTACAGTTGTATACTGAACTAAGTGCATAGTTTACCATCTgaaacaatatacagtaccagtcaaacgtttggacacacctactcattcaagggtttttcttgaattagacatcaaaactattaaataaaacacatggaatcatgtagtaaccaaaagtgttaaacaaatctaaatatattttagattcttcaaagtagccatcctttttccttgatgacagctttgcacacgcttggcattctctcaaccagcttcaggaggtagtcacctggaatgcttgaaggagttcccccatctgctgagcagttgttggctgtgtttccttcactctgcggttcaactcatgccaaaccttctcaattgggttgaggtcaggtgattgtgaaggccaggtcatctgatgtagcactccatcactccccttattggtcaaatagcccttacacagcctggaggtgtgttgggttattgtcctgttgaaaaacaaatgatagtcccactaagcgcaaaccagattggatggcatatcgctgcagaatgctgtggtagccacgctGGTTAAGTATGacttcaattctaaataaatcactgacagtgtcaccagcaaaccacccccacaccacctcctccatggtTCACGGTGGGGCGgagatcctccgttcacctactctgcatctcacaaagacaaagtggttggaaccaaaaatcacaaatttggactcatcagatcaaagtacagatttccacaggtctaatgtccattgctcgtgtttcttggactaagcaagtctcttcttattggtgtcctttagtagtggtttctttgcagcaatttgaccatgaaggcctgattcacacagtctcctctgaacagttgatgttgagatgtgtctgttacttgaactctgtgaagcaattatttggcctgcaatctgaggtgcagttaactctaatgaacttttctgcagcagaggtaactctgggtcttcctttcctgtggcggtcctcatgaaagccagtttcctcatagcgcttgatggtttttgcaactgcacttgaagaaacttttaaaagttcttgaaatgttccgcattgactgaccttaatgtcttaaagtaatgatggactgtcctttctctttggttatttgagctgttcttgccataatatggactctgTGTTTTACcccttccttgtcacaacacaactgatcgactcaaacgcattaagaaaaaaagaaattccacaaatgaacttttaacaaggcacacctgttaatggaaatgcattccagatgaagctggttgagagaatgccaagtatgtgcaaagctttcatcaaggcaaagggtggctactttgaagaatataaaatatatgttgatttgtttaagatgtttttggttactagatgattccatgtgttattttatagttttaatGTTTTTTCACTCTTATTCTGCAATgcagaaaatagaaaaaaatgtaagaaaaacagttgaatgagtaggtgtgtccaaacttttgactggtcctgtatatacTACAGATCATTCTCTTTGTAGGAAATGACATGAGAGCGATGCCTAGGGTAGTCACCTATACATGTAGGTGTAAGCCttcaatgtgtgtgtttctgttcacTGAAATGGAAAGCAGAGTCCAAGCATTACGTGGAGGTGAACATTGGTTTTATGGCACCCAACCCACTGCGCTGCAAGATAACGGTAAGGACATGGATATAAAGCCAGGGTGTTTACTCACTTGTTCAGGAAACTCAAGACAGACACAATAAATCATACTCCTGCTCAACTATGAAGTAAGTACTCCTTAAATAAAGAAAATCAACAAAGAACTCCAGATTCTATAGAACTCAATGTTAACTAACTCCAATTAGATTAGGGATGGACTTGTTTCACATTAACTCTTGATCTTTATGCTTAATAGCTTTAAAACAGTTTCCTGTTCCAACCCTTGTCTTAACCAGCCCTGCTCAGACCGCCCTGAAGACTAAACTGGAAGAGCTGGAGTGTCACTTCACCTGGGGACTGGAACTCAGCAGGTACATGCTGCTCATTCACAGAGATCACCTGGAGGACATTGGTAGTGACGAGGGCTTTCCATGGCTGGGTCAGATGTACAACTTGTGGGCTTACATACACCACACCCTGGACTCCACTGACGCAGCCTTGCAGTGCCTCAGTAAGGCAGAGGAGGCCTTTCACCTAAACAGTCCTTCAGACACGATGGGTCCTTGGCAGCTGGTCCACTATGGGAACCTAGCCTGGGTGCACTATCACCTGGATAACCAGGAGGAGAGCCAGCGGTGCTTGACAAAGGTTGAGGGACTGCTACGAGATTACCCCTCGCCTTCCCAGGGAGAACTGCACCCTGAGGTGTGTGTTGAAAAAGCCTGGACCCTCATGAAGTTTGGCCAGGACAAAAGACGGAAAGCAATAGATTACTTTCAAATGGCTATTAGGATGGAACCTGAGAGAAAGGAGTGGCAATCAAGCCATGCCTTGGCCTTAGACTCAGTCTACTGTTTCCATCCAATCAATCAACAGAAGGAGTCTGAGGTTCTAGAGGAGCTGAGACTTGCCAAGGAACACGATCCAGACAACTTGTATGTAGCAAGTATCTATTTGTTAAGACTTGGCCGGAATGGCCAGGTAAGAAGGAAGGAAGCACAACAGATAGCGCAGCAAATTTTAAAGAAGCCTGTCAGTTGCTACAGTGGTCTTAGACCCTTACTTCAGTTTTACAGAAGATATTTATCATACAATGAAGCTATTGACCTAGCAGACGAGGCTCTGGAAAGACACCCAAATGTGCGCTACCTGAAAAAACAGCTAGCGAATTCCTACAAATGGAAAATATTTTCAAAGGAGGACAGTCCGAGGAGGCAGAGCATGTGCGACAGAGCCATCAGTCTCTATATAGAGCTGATCTCACTCTATCCAGAGACATCTCTAAAGGACAAACTGGAGCTTGCAAGCATCTACGCAGAATCAGACAGGACAGAAACAGCCAATCAGATCTATGAGAATTTATTCTCCAACGAGCAGGATCCAGACGAGTTGCAGATACTCTACTTCCATTATGCCAAATACAGCAACTTCCACATCCAGGATCGCAATGCATCAATTGATTATCACAAGAAGGCAGCAGAGATACCAAATCCTAACAAATACGGTAAAAAGAGTTTCAACATCTTGAGGAAAATTGAACAACGGGGAAGAAATCAAAGATGTGCAGAAATCTGGGAATTTCTCAAAAACCTTTCTTCTCACAATGAATAAGAGCAAGGATGAGAGTTAACCAATCAGAGGTTAACCAAATTGAGGTTTCCATATTGTACATACAATGTATTTTCTTTTTATGCTCTTTGGGCTCTCTAGACCAGGTTGCTGctaaacaaatgttttttgttgttgttgaaagagCCATGCAAATAAAACTATTGATTTAATTATTTTTGTGTTTTTAGACTAAAATAATTCCTCATGCCCATAATGAAATACAATTCAGATTGATTCTTTCTGTAACATAgtctgaaaatatcaaaaaatccAATCAGTTTCTAAAATGAAATACAAACACCATACAGGCGTAAAAAAAATGTGAACACATTTAACATCcaattaaaaaaatatcccaTATTCAATAGATTGTAGTTGAATTGAATTCTACCATTGACAAAGAGTAGGGTTTACATCAGGAAGCCAAGTTTAAACCAGGGgtttcaaactcattccacggacagcctagagtccgcaggtttttcctttcaattaagacctagataACCAGGTGAGGGGACTTCCTTACTAATCAGtaaccttaattcatcaatcaagtacaagggaggagcaaaaacctAGGGACACTCTGTCCTAAggaaaatgagtttgacacatggtCTAAACAGATGACATACTACCAGAGTGGATAAATATGTTGGATGCCTTCTGGGAACTTCCTGAAAAGCAGTTGGCCTAGAGAAGTGGAGACccttattttatttaaatatcaatttgacccccttttcatggtatccaattgttagtagctactatcttgtctcatcgctacaactcccatccGGGCTCaggagacgaaggtcgaaagcctccgaaacacaacccaaccaagccgcactgcttcttaacacactgcGCCTCCAACccgggaagccagccgcaccaatgtgttggaggaaacaccgtgcacctggctaccttggttagcacgtactgcgcccggtccgccacaggagtcactggtgcgcgatgagacaaggatatccccacCGGCCAtccgggcctcccgggtggcgcaaaGCCTGGGCGCGAActgtgccctagaccactgcgccacccgggaggcccggaAACCCTTATTGACGTCAGCTAATTATGCTTCTGATGACGGGTCAATTTTGGTCGGTCTACGAGTTGAGTTCTATTTTCTAGACTCTTAATAGCCAGTGTTGCCATAATCACACCGGATCACACAACAAAAGGTCCTTTATGTTTAAAACCTTGAGAAACTTTATCCACTGATGTATAGGGTTGTGGACAGCTCCATACGAGCTGCAGATTTTAGAAATACATTGGAGATAGATTTTTACTGCAACATgttctgaaaatattttttaaatgcaatCAGTTTccaaaattaaatacaaaatacCAGTGATTCCATACACAGACGTaaacattttgccacaaattCCAAGTCAAAAAGAGGAAATGTCCAAgagaacaaaatacaaaaatgggTCACTCGTTCCCTCTTCGACTCTTCTTGTGGCTCTTTTTTGAACTCCTGAAACAGAGGTGAAGAAATCAACAACAGTAGGTGACataaacc harbors:
- the LOC109901622 gene encoding interferon-induced protein with tetratricopeptide repeats 5-like codes for the protein MNPAQTALKTKLEELECHFTWGLELSRYMLLIHRDHLEDIGSDEGFPWLGQMYNLWAYIHHTLDSTDAALQCLSKAEEAFHLNSPSDTMGPWQLVHYGNLAWVHYHLDNQEESQRCLTKVEGLLRDYPSPSQGELHPEVCVEKAWTLMKFGQDKRRKAIDYFQMAIRMEPERKEWQSSHALALDSVYCFHPINQQKESEVLEELRLAKEHDPDNLYVASIYLLRLGRNGQVRRKEAQQIAQQILKKPVSCYSGLRPLLQFYRRYLSYNEAIDLADEALERHPNVRYLKKQLANSYKWKIFSKEDSPRRQSMCDRAISLYIELISLYPETSLKDKLELASIYAESDRTETANQIYENLFSNEQDPDELQILYFHYAKYSNFHIQDRNASIDYHKKAAEIPNPNKYGKKSFNILRKIEQRGRNQRCAEIWEFLKNLSSHNE